A window from Hemicordylus capensis ecotype Gifberg chromosome 2, rHemCap1.1.pri, whole genome shotgun sequence encodes these proteins:
- the MXD3 gene encoding LOW QUALITY PROTEIN: max dimerization protein 3 (The sequence of the model RefSeq protein was modified relative to this genomic sequence to represent the inferred CDS: inserted 2 bases in 1 codon) — protein sequence MCETGAPFLRVKNSSGLCSGGLCETFKEVLLTAGPVRRGGIRTSERSKGRGSGLGWLLKAVDRLRCNEVSVRIXLVVMELIASNIQVLLQAAEYLERREREAEHGYASLLPPGSQEALRSRRRPKPRKALKSLRSVHNELEKHRRAQLRQCLEQLKQQIPTNAERSRYTTLSLLHRARLHIKKLEEQEQRAQQLKEALRCQQQNLHQRLEELLSHSSMERLRAYSLDSSRLSSERSDSDPEDAEVDVEGLAFSSVEEDVVAAFSSGQEHSYSNTNASWL from the exons ATGTGTGAAACGGGTGCCCCGTTCTTGCGAGTCAAAAACAGCTCAGGCCTCTGTAGTGGTGGGCTCTGCGAAACCTTCAAAGAGGTGCTACTTACTGCCGGGCCGGTTCGAAGGGGCGGAATCAGAACCTCGGAGCGCTCGAAGGGGCGGGGCTCGGGCCTGGGTTGGCTGCTGAAGGCTGTGGATCGGTTACGGTGCAACGAAGTCTCGGTTCGGAT CCTTGTTGTCATGGAGCTCATCGCTAGCAACATTCAGGTGCTGCTGCAAGCAGCGGAGTACTTGGAGCGCAGGGAGAGAG AGGCTGAACATGGCTATGCTTCCCTGTTGCCTCCCGGCTCGCAGGAGGCGTTACGGTCCCGGAGGAGGCCAAAGCCTCGGAAGGCCCTGAAAAGCCTCAG gtctgTTCACAATGAGCTGGAAAAGCACAG GAGGGCCCAACTGCGGCAGTGTTTGGAGCAACTGAAGCAGCAGATCCCCACGAATGCAGAGCGTTCACGTTACACAACCCTCAGTCTCTTACACCGAGCAAGGCTTCATATCAAG AAGCTggaagagcaggagcagagagCTCAGCAACTGAAAGAGGCACTACGATGCCAGCAACAAAACCTGCATCAGCGGTTGGAAGAGTTACTCAGTCACTCAAGCATGGAGCGGCTGCGGGCATACAGCCTAGATTCCTCTCGGCTCTCTTCTGAACGCTCAGATTCAGACCCAG AAGATGCTGAAGTGGACGTGGAAGGTCTGGCATTCAGTAGTGTGGAAGAGGACGTGGTGGCTGCCTTCAGCAGTGGGCAGGAGCACAGCTATTCAAACACCAACGCCTCCTGGTTATGA
- the PRELID1 gene encoding PRELI domain-containing protein 1, mitochondrial: MGKYLLTLSVLKGPWDQVFAAFWQRYPNPYSKHVLTEDILHREVTEDQKLLSRRLLTKTNRMPRWAERFFPANVAHSVYILEDSIVDPQNRTMTTFTWNINHARLMVVEERCVYRENPENSSWTEVTREAWVSSSLFGVSRAVQEFGLARFKSNVTKSTKGFEYVLAKMQGEAPSKTLVETAKEATEKAKETALAATEKAKDLASKAATKKKQQQQYV; the protein is encoded by the exons ATGGGGAAGTACCTCCTGACCCTGAGCGTCCTCAAGGGGCCCTGGGACCAAGTCTTCGCCGCCTTCTGGCAGCGCTACCCGAATCCCTACAG CAAACATGTACTGACAGAAGATATCTTGCATCGGGAGGTAACAGAAGACCAGAAGCTGCTTTCTCGGCGGCTCCTAACCAAGACCAACAGGATGCCCCGCTGGGCAGAACGCTTCTTTCCAGCCAATGTTGCCCACTCTGTCTACATCCTAGAAGATTCCATTGTGGACCCACAGAACCGAACCATGACCACATTCACCTGGAACATTAATCATGCACGTCTTATG GTGGTGGAGGAGCGATGTGTTTACAGAGAGAACCCAGAAAACAGCAGTTGGACAGAAGTCACACGGGAAGCTTGGGTCTCCTCCAGTTTGTTTGGTGTCTCACGTGCTGTCCAG GAGTTTGGCTTGGCCAGGTTCAAGAGCAATGTGACCAAGAGCACCAAAGGGTTTGAGTATGTGCTGGCCAAAATGCAAG GTGAAGCACCATCTAAAACCTTGGTGGAAACTGCGAAGGAggcaactgagaaagccaaggAGACTGCTCTGGCTGCTACTGAGAAAGCAAAGGACTTGGCTAGCAAGGCAGCtactaaaaagaaacaacagcaaCAGTATGTGTGA